The window AAGCATGtagggcagctcaccactaagtcttcgTAAAGTGCATCTACGCGCCTCtatgaccacctgaagtaccTGTCTCAATACCTATACAATTAGTGcacaagtgtaatatgagtacgtaaattaatgcgtacctagtaagtatctggtctaacctcgaagaagtagtgacggggggtcgacttcgacacgtACTAGTAGTTAGATAATAAAGTACATAAAGTAGGAAAGTATGAAACATAATAAGCAGCAACGATACAGATAAACATTAATAATAAATTCCCAAATATGAATTATTATGACCAGATAGATCGTTACATCTCAAGTCAGGAAACCTCATGAGTACATTGGCTTCTTGTCAAACATTATGCACGATTCTACTGAGGCGagtgacccgatcccataagagtactTCATGAAATTGCCAAGgggaacaacccgatcccataagaatatatacatcatactgccgaggcgaacgacccgatcccataagtgtGTTATAATATCCAAACGACCCAATCCCATAGGAATAGTTTGTAATCCTATCGAGGGAAACAACCCGCTAATCATAAGAATATAGAAATTCTCTCACTCGCGAAATACCTGCGAGTCGAGAAGACACAGAACTATGgttcatcaaatatttcacaattCCAAAGCAAGAGACTCGgtcaatgtaacgacccgaccgatcattttgtgtatttgagccccatTTCCTCTTACGAAGCTCCCCATATGTGATTTATTGTTTTATggcttgtggggatggttggtttcgTTTTGGGaaagttttggaatgatttggaccctttggttcttggtttagaagtttaagttggaaatgttgacctaggtttgacttttatgaaaacgaccccaaaatggtattttgatggctctgataggtttgtatcatgattttggacttgggcgtatgcccgaaattgaattcagaggttcctaggttgatttgacttgttttgccgagagttggcaatttgaggtttaaaaaTTCCTTAGGTTTAACCATAGGTTGAATTTATGGCTATCAGATTCGTATTTTGGTTTTAGGAtttggaataggttcatttttgtatttgaaacttgtctgcaaaatttgatgtcattccgaggTGGACTGATGggattcagacgcttggttgtgattctagtgattcttgagtttccttttgaatttcatacattttgatgtccgattcatggttccagatattattttggtgttttaaacATGCgaatgagttcgtatgatgtcttTAGACTTTTATGGATATTTGGTATGGAGCCCTGAGGGATCAAGTGAGTTTCGAACATATTTCAGATTGGTTTGAACTCATTTTTAGGTTGCTGGTATGCTGGTGCTCCAGTTATCGTATTTGCGAGCACTagcatcgcaattgcaaagtaTTCAGGGAGGGATCAAGTATCGCATTTGTGATGCCTTACTCATAATTGCAAAGTTTGGGCTTAGGCTGGGTAGGTCGCATTTGGGAAGGGACAAATTTCACAAATGCGACATTTCCCTGGGCTATCAGGCGCCACATTTGTGAgtcattgttcgcatttgcgagggtttGCAATTGTGAACCCAGGGTCACAATTGCGGCTCCGGAATCTCGACCTAAGGGCTGGAAAAACATGACTTTGTCTCTTGGGTAAGTgtttttaatcaattttcaattatattacatgattatttatgatttttaacctttaatctacgagatttgaagagaaattttggggaattttttctatgttttgaaaaataaaaatttgagatttgagagttgaattggactcgaatttgaaaacaaaacacatatatggactcgtggggatTATGGGTAGTTGAGATCTACCCGTGGACTCGAGTTTTGACCAGGCGGACATGGGGTTGATCTTTGTTGACTTTtaggaattgtgtaaagatcttagctttattaatCGAAATTGGTTTCTCTTGAATTTTTTGATTGTATTTAGtcgtttttggttagatttgagccgtgcggaggagaattttaagggaaaagccatttttgattgttgatttggcctagttgaggtaaatatcttgcttAACTTTGTGTGGGGTAGCTACCCCATAGGATTTGGTTAAATTGCACTATTTGAATTACGTGAAAGACGTGTACTGGAGGTGCGGAGTGTGTACATAACCTTATATATGAAATTGATCGATTTATACTCTTAGGTTACGTTTATGCATTTAATTAAGTTGTTATTACTTGTTACATCTATCATTGTTGAGTTCATTCTTATATggcttaattgaagttgttattacatgttctatTTTCATTAATGAAGTTACTCTTATATGCATTTAGTCATAGGTTCTattacatgctatctcttttatTGTTGGGTTTATATTATGCATTAGAATTGAAGTTGCCATTTCATGGAGATATCTTCCATTGGAGTTTATCGAAGTTGTAGTTATTGAGAGCTAGTAACATGTTTTAATTGAATTGTTATTTTATGGAGTGTcttccattgttgagttattttccgttcattttgttattattgagattcttgtacacattgtggttgagccgtgtGCTATGTGTTATggtgatattgatattgttgtcTTGGAAATATTATGGCATATGAGCACGCGTGGTGCGAGTTGGTTATTGTGTTGTGATGTGATGTGCATGCGACAGTATAAAAGTGGTGATATTGGTGCTCATGcagcgagataaggtgggatttatgcgCGTGCTGCTAGTAAGGGAAATTACTTATAGCCACAcagtgagataagggggctaaagccCGTGaagctattttgaaaaaaatatttttaaaataaatgcaaggctcacgcggtgatataaggaagattgtgattaTGACTTGTGAATGTGCATATAAGGTGTGGTACCTCgatgtgattcttgttgtacattttaTGTTGGAACGACATGTTGATTTGAATGATTATTGTTTTTCCTTAAatcatttcacttgtattttgacCATATTTGATCATTTGTTGTTTTTACCATATGTTCACTCTTTGATGTTGTTATCTCTTTTACACCCGTTATTAACCTTATATTGATAATCtactttattgttatttattgcttttacttcctattattagattatattaatatgttgtttaggtttctatgtctagtaggtatcttgacctgttcctcatcactactccaccaaggttaggcttgatacttactaggtaccattgtggtgtactcatgctatgcgtctgcacatttttgtgcagatccaggtacttctgctAGTGCCGGACGCCAGTGAGTTGActtattcattttagagacttcaaggtatacctgcttgatgCTCACAGGCCatagagtcaccttctgatattgtctTTACTACTGTTTATCTTCATATCAAAACATATTGTATGTAGAGATTCCTAGTGTACTTTATTAGAACTTATGACTTCGTACCACCGATTTTGGGGATGACTTTTGTTCCATTTTGGTTTTATTATGATAGTTATCAGCTTAATTTACTATCTTAGTCGTTACTTCTGCTAAATTCTCAATgtgtgttaggcttacttagCCTTAGAGTCTAGGTGCCTTCACGACTATAAAGCTATTAagaaattccacttctttgattccttatcgtgcggatttgttgatttcgaaatctgagcctttgtctttctattctctcacaaatggtgaggatgCGCATCGCTGGATCAGCTGAGCAGACACCTGCTGCCCCCTTCTAGAGCTGCGAGAGGCCGGggcgaggtagaggccgaggaggagCACGTGCTACAGCTAGCGTACCTAACCGAGTAGCGATTGAGGAGCCACAAGTAGCTCTAGTAGGGGGACAGGCACCCaaggcgcttgttgctacccctggacTCTGTTACACCAAAATCCTAACTCTATCTATCTTcaagcataatatcttttgattgcTTTTGAGTTGATCGGCTTCGTGCTGAATCTTCCATCCATTTCTGCCAAGATTAGAGCTCCAACGGATAGTGCTCTGTGGACCACGTAAGGACCTTTCCAGTTCGGTGCAAACTTCCCTTTAGCTTCTTCTTGATAGGGAAAGAGTTTCTTCGAAAACCAACTGCCCCGTGTGAATTGGCGAGGCTTCACTCTTTTGTTAAATGCATTGTCCATCCTATTCTGGTATAGCTGTCCATGGCATACTACATCCATTTTTTTCTCGTCAATGAACATGAGTTGTTCTTGCCTAACCCGTATCCACTCTACGTCGTCCAATTTTGCTTTTTTAATGACTCTTAAGGACGGTATTTCGACTTCTGCGAGTATCACTGCTTTGGTGCCATATACTAACATGTACGGCGTTGCCTCACTAGATGTTCTCATAGTAGTCCGATAACCCAACAAAGCGAAGGTCAACTTCTtttgccattgtttgtgattgtccactatctttcgCAGAAtactcttgatattcttgttaacTGCCTCGACTACCCTATTCATTTGTGGTCTGTAAGCTGTGAAATTGCGGAGGACAATTCTGAACTTATCACATATTTCCCTTATGAGGTCTCTATTAATATTAGCGGCATTGTTAGTGATGATGGACTCAGGTATCCCAAATCTGCAaatggattagggtttggggagtGAGACTAGTTGGTCACTGAGTTAAAACGAGGAGAAGAGATCTGGGCTATTGGATCATTTGATCAAAGACCTTGATAAATCGGGgcattatttatttaagaaaaataattttaggaaaGTATGAGGACCATTGGATCTATGTGATCCAACAGCTGAGATAATTTTTGATAGTGGGTCGAGATTAAATGGAAAATAGGGATAATTCATGACCATTGATGATTTGAATCAACGGTTCTGATCGCTTGTGTTTGTTTTTTGAGTGGGATCAACGGGTGACGTGTTAGGTCGTGATTGGTTGAGAGGTAATAGCAAGGATTGCCAAGTTGGAAGGGATGGGGTGTTTGGACCGGGTTGTTTTCTGGATTGGGCTGTACATTTGGGCTAAAGTAATTTAATAAATAGCTATTTTATACTTAGttattgcaattgtagccttttagtTTTAAACCCCCTTTCAAaatcaatttaaataaacttagcaattttaaaaatgtaataaaa of the Nicotiana tabacum cultivar K326 chromosome 7, ASM71507v2, whole genome shotgun sequence genome contains:
- the LOC142162089 gene encoding uncharacterized protein LOC142162089, translated to MNRVVEAVNKNIKSILRKIVDNHKQWQKKLTFALLGYRTTMRTSSEATPYMLVYGTKAVILAEVEIPSLRVIKKAKLDDVEWIRVRQEQLMFIDEKKMDVVCHGQLYQNRMDNAFNKRVKPRQFTRGSWFSKKLFPYQEEAKGKFAPNWKGPYVVHRALSVGALILAEMDGRFSTKPINSKAIKRYYA